A window of Rhipicephalus microplus isolate Deutch F79 chromosome X, USDA_Rmic, whole genome shotgun sequence genomic DNA:
GCTGGCCCGTGGCAATGACAGGTGTGCCCTACGCACAACGCCAGCACTGCTTGGGAGTGGAAAGAGACACCGCAATCGGAGCTTACCATCATCAATTCATCGTGGCAAACACCACTGACATTGACACTACTCGAAACGCTGGCTATAGGAGCACCTCACCTTTCTGTATTCCACTGTGGGCCTAGTGGCTGTGCCGCTAAGCAGACGTCTTATAAGTTTCCCCTTGCCATGCAGGTTAGTGAATCATACAGCCTTTTTGCTAAAAAACAGTAACTACTTTCTCGTGCAGCTGCCAAGCCCGCAGTGTTTGTTGTTGATTGCTTGTGATTGTGTTTTGGTTGTACGCTCTCTCTTGCTGCTCGCTGGTGATATCGAGACTAACCCTGGTCCTGACATGGCCGCCGCCTTGGCAGAACTAAAAAAGTTGACAGTAGGACAGTCAAAGTTACTTGTAGACGTGTAAGATTTGAAAACACAGTTGAAAGAAACGGCTAACACCCTTTCGGAACTGAGCAAAGACAAGCTACAGTAGAAACCAACGGTCAGCAGATTAAACCCATGAAACAGCAGCTGCAGAGCGTGCAAGCTGACTATATCTTAACCGCTCGTCGAGTATCTTCTCTAGAAGATAGATTGGAAGATGCGGAAAACCGCTCTAGATGTGAAAACATATTGTTCTATGGCATACCAGACATTTATTCAAACGAATTATTCGTACGATCTGAGGAAATAATTATTAGGCACTGCTCAGATCATTTAAACTTCAATGTAAAAACGAAAGACATCAAGCGTGCCCATCGGCTTGGACGCTATAATCCAGGCCAGAACCGCCCTATCATTGTGAAATCTGGCACCTTTATAACAAACGAAGCAATTTTGCGCAATGGCCAAAAGCTGAAAGGTACTGCGTGCAGCATTGGTGAAGACTTTTTAAAACACACTCAGACCGTGCGAAAGCATTTTATTTCATTTGCGAAAACGAAATCGGCACCTTTTTTACTACAGTACAAAAGCTGTGTATCGGTTCCAAGCAATACTTTTTTGACAAATCAAGCCAACGAGTCAAAAAAATATAGCTACCACGTAACAAGCTACGTCCAAATAAACTTGCTACACATGATCGTGAACCACCCCTTCTTTTATCAGTTATCTTTTTTAATGTGCGCAGTTTTCTTCTGAAACGTAATATCATGTCAGGTATCTTGTCATCTTTCGAAAGCAACTTTTTTGTGCTCACGGAGACGTGGCTTAGTGATGACATTTCCAATGAGGAAATTGTCACAGACTTTCCAAACTTTGCAGTGTTTCGCAAATATTGACAAGAATCGAGAAAAGGCGGTGTTCTTATCGCCGTAAATAAACGATCATCCTGCACCCTACGAATCATATCCTCCGAATAAGTAGTTTTATGGTTAAAATCCAACGTGAGTCCACAGCCGCTATTCCTTGGCGTTTGCTACCGCCCTCCAAACAGTCCGGTTGATTTTCTTTACCAGATTTATGGCATTTTAAGTCAGCTAACTATAAAGTATCCAAATGCCCATATTATactttttggtgattttaattACCCAAAGATCGACCGGTCTTCAGCACTGCGACGCTCTAACCAAGCTGGTTCTAaggtttttttttacgtttgtcTTAATTTTAACCTAACTCAACTGGTCACGCAACCAACACGTGTAaccgaggctaccgagaacattTTAGATTTTATACTAACCACTCATCCTGATAGCCTTACTAGCATTGACTACCTTCGTAAAATTAGTGATAATAAAATAATTCACGTAGCGTTCACTATTGCTCCCATTGTACGCTGTCCATGTAAAAAGACAATTCGTCGATATGATCAAGGCGATTATGACGCAATAACCCGTGAACTGCATGAATTCTATGAAACTTTCGAATCACGATTTCATCTACAGTCAGTAGATGATAACTGGTCTCTCTTCAAAGATAAACTTAACAGCCTCGCAGATAAGTACATACCGACATGCATCGTTCCATCAAACCGACATCAGCCATGATATAATAAATTCCTTAATAAactcaataataaaaagaaatgtttgttTCGATACGCAAAAATGAACAGAAAACCGGGCGCATGGGACAGATACTATGAAACAGAACGCGCACATTTGAACGCCATTCGCACAACTAAGCGCTTCTTTTATCATAATGAGAACGCGCACAATTGAACGCCATTCGCACAACTAAGCACTCCTTCTATCATAATGATCTACAACGCATGATGTCAGATAACCCCAAAAAATTTTGGCAAACCATAAACCCTCAGTCGCACCAAACAATCACTATTCCAAACGAAACAGGTGATCCTTTACCGGGCATCGAGTGTGCTAATATTATATCAACTCAACTTTTTCATTAGTCCTCACTCTGGAGACCAACACTCCTCTACCAGATTTTTCTACCTTAGTCATGCCAGAAATGTCCGACATTTCTTTTTCCGTAGATGGTATTTGTTGCCTTATTATTAGGTTCAAATTGTCATCATCCGCTGGTGCCAACAAAATCACATCAAGACTGCTCAAAAATACTAAAATCATTCCTGCTTCCTTTCTGGCATTGCTGTCACATATACTTCACAGGTACAATGCCACATATTTCACAGGTAGAATATTTGTGGACACTTGCAAAGTTCTTGGTGTACACCACAAAAGAACGACACTTTACCACTCTCAGGCCAACATAGTGAGCGTGCCAAGAGAAACCTCAAAACAATGTTGGTGGTTTTCACTGACCGGCACAGGGACTGGGATGCCCGTGCACAGAAAATGGCATTCGCCACTCGAACAACCGTGAACCGGTCAACTGGCTTTACTCCGGCAGCCATTCACTTAGGTCACGAGCTCAAATTCCCCATCAAACATGCACTCACCCATGACTCCGAATCACCCCGCTGCAACTACACAGTATTCACACAGAATCTTTCCAGTCGCTTGAGGGAAGCTTTGTGGGAAGCCAGGGAGAACATAGAACTGGCCCGCCTGGAACACTGCAATGAATATTGTTACGCatgaacgaaatgattgaaaacggtatcattcaagagtcggtaagtccatgggcagctccagtaattctcgttaaaaagaaagacggatcctggagattttgcgtcgattctcgccgattgaatgctgtaacaaaaaaagacgtgtacccacttccacgtattgatgatgccatagactgtctgcattcggcctcttacttttcctctgtagacttaagatcgggctactggcaaatccccatgcatcctgaagataaagaaaagacagcctttgtaacacctgacggcctctttgaattgaacgtgatgccatttggactgtgcaatgcgccggcgacgttcgagcgatttatggacactgttcttcgtggcttgaagtggagcatttgcatgtgctatctcgatgatgtcatctttggccgcaccttcagcgaacacaattcacgtctggatactgtactgacttgcataagaaacgctggccttgttcttaactcaaataaatgccacttcggagaccgacaaacccttgttctcggacacctagtccatcaggagggcatccgtccagatccccagaagacagcagccgttgaaacgttcaatgtgccgcgctctgtgaaggagctccgcaattttttggggctttgctcctattttcgccgctttatacctaaatttgccgatgtcgcatatccgctgacatgtttgctacggaagaatactcccttcgagtggactccggagtgcgactcctcttttcgtcaactgaagttcctcctgacgtcgcagcctattcttcaacacttcaacccatcagctccaaccgaactgcacacagatgTCAGCGGCATAGGAATCCGTGCCatcctagttcaacgctatggtaaccgcgagcacctgattgcatacgcaagtcgctccttgagtaggcccgagcagaattacactatcacagaacaagaatgcctcgcggttgTATTTGCGATTTAGCGGTTTCGGTCAtacctatatggacgcccttttacagtcgtcaccgaccaccactcattgtgttggctcgtcaaccttcgggatccttgcggccgtctagcgcgctgggcacttcagctccaagagtataacttcatagtctcgtacaaaagtggtcgacgacacgccgatgcagattgcctttcgcgcatgccactgagcactacagagtgtgacgccgatgacctcgatcacctcgtagcttctgtgtcaccaaagtttccggacctcagtactttcaaagatgaacagcgaaaggacaccaggctatcatcgctttgcacagctcctacggcatgccatatctgtgtacgcaacggactcctatataagaagaacttttccagcactggcgcacgtttcctcctggtagtgccagaaagccttcggacggcgattttaggtgctatgcacgacgatcctacgtaCGGACActtaggttctgcgcggacgctttaccgtgctaaggaacgcttttattggccaggaatgcgacagtcagtcgagacgtatgtggccagctgcacacagtgtcaatgccacaaacgcccatctactgctccggctggtcttctacagcccttgccacctccaagcacacctttccaacaggtgggcattgacctcttgggcccttttccaaagtcggctaaggacaatcgctggataattgtatgtgtcgattacctcacgcgctactgcgagacggcggccataccagccgcaactgccagtgacgtctctgtgttcctgctgcagcacgttatcctccgacatggcccacctcacgtgatcatcagtgatcgtgggtgACAATTTACCgcagatatagtagaagagctccttcgattgagtgagtcccgccttcgtcactcgtcgccataccatccgcaaacaaatgggctcatggagcgcaccaaccgaacaattgtaaacatgctctctatgtatgtggcatccgaccacaagaactgggatgacgtgctaccatttataacgtacgcgttcaacaccgctaagcacgagacaacaggctatagcccctttttcttgatgtacgcacgaccgccacggcacacactcgacacagttttgccattctcggcgcataagaacctctcagtcaccgaaatcctctgccttgcagaagaggcgcgtcgtattgctcgtctacgcactttggcatcacaggaaaaatcgaaggcacactatgacgtccgccaccggcctgtaacttatcATCCAGGCGACTTaatgtggctgtggactccggtacgaagacgcgggctatgccaaaagttcttggccacttACGACGGACCATTTGTCGTTCTCCACAAAATCACGGAAGCtcatacacaatagctcgcctcacgagaagtggtagaagagccgctaaaacccaagcagtccatgtcgctcgactgaagttgtacacaccaaggtgaatcagttacctcgcccggcgggcttcgtctgcgaggggaggaatgttacgcatgcctgggaagaaaacgaagatgggcgaacaggctggctgcccgaagctggaggaagaaagaagacgacactgcgatcatcaacctgttggccgctccggcgcttctcttcacgaccaaaataaacggcccccttcagccgcatacgtcctggtcctccttgtgcgtaacaatataacAAGGGCAGGCGACCTCTCGAATTCGCGGTTTGTGATGAGGTGCTCCGCTGCATGCATCCACTCAGTGACGCACCCAAGGGGTTTGCTGCCTCCCTCCCACCACGATGGTACGGTCCCTAGGTGATTGCAAAGAGAATTTCTAGGTTAGCATACCTTTCCAAAAACAAACGCGGTGGTCGAGTAACAGGCCCTGTAAACGTGCGTGACCTCAACGCTTACTTGAGCGCCCACCAGACGTGTAAACTCATTCCCCCACTATAGTCGACATTGCTGCCAACATACGAGTTGTTTGCCAATCAGGATGTGgtgccctttttttttgttgtagtcCTTGCCCTGCTGTAGTAATGTTGCCTTTCGCAGATCACCCGCAACGTCTTTAGCGCTTCTTACCTAGCCAGCGACAAAGCACAAGGCTGACAAGTCGTGGAACTCCAGCCCAGTCCACTGTGAACGCCGCCACAAGCTACGTGCGCTTTCCATTCTGTGCAACCAGCGGGACAAAGACAGGTCACCAAGAGTTATGTCATGTGTGCGCAAGCTTTGTTCAGtgcaactgcatgaaaaagacaTGCGAGGAGTGGTGATGTGTTGTGGTGCCCGACAAACCGCGTCGACAGACACGCGGCTAATAATGATGTGTTATGGTGCCCAACGAACTGTGTACACTAATCAGGAAGTGTTTCTTAGTTTACTATATTGTATTTTTTATAgtattcattattatttttttagtaGTTGGTGGACTATGACATTCAGGGGAGTGTCAATTCTTGTGTGGGGCGGAGTGTCGGGCCGATGGGCCCTTATCTGTAGCACGCATGGCAGAAGCAGGGAGAGGAGAACAAAGGCGCATTGCACATGGGCTGGACGATAGTCAGGATCCAAAAAGCCACAGGGGGCAGAAAAGTGGCGGGGAGATAAGAAGGGGTGCGAGACAAGCCCAGGGGCTTTTTCGGTGGCAGGCGAGCGTAAAGATGTGGCATCGGCCGCGCTAGGCGTGTTTTCTCCGTGCGTGCTACAGGGGCGAGGCCTCGCGGGTTTTTAGGGCGTGGGTTATAAGGCGAGTCGATAGCTCGTATTCTACGGCGAGTTACGTGTGAGTTTTATTTCTTGCTGTTATATGCTTCGTGCTGGATTTCCTGCCATTGTTTCACTGTGTATGTTGGATAGACCGCCAGTCTGCGGGGATTGTTCCCTCCGGCTTTTTGTGTGCGCTAGTGCCGTGTTGAGCTGGTCCGGAAGGCTGTTCGTGATTATTTTGAGTCGCGCATTAAAGGCGGTTCTTGTTCTCAGCATTGTTGGCTCGACCCTGTGAGTTTTGGCTCACTGAACCCCCTGAGCGAAGGTGGGGCTTTCAATGTCATCTAATGGAAGCTCCCCCACATAAAAAACTTTTAGCATACACATCGTTCATCATGCCTAAACTTGAATACGCTTCTTCAATTGGTGTCCACCCGAAGCTTATCTTGCCAATGTCCTTGAACTCTTTCAAAATAGTGCTGCTAGGTTCATTCACTCCATATACTCATACGACATGAGCGTATCATCATTAAAAACAGCCTCCCATTGGTCATCTCTTTCGTATTGACGTCGCATTTCTCGCTTATCATTATTTCATAGATTTTTTACAGTTCCCTTGCTATCACACCGTACATCTCGTTACCAGCACGAGTATCACACCGTGCCAGTCATTTTTTGAATGTTGCTCGCCACAAAGTGCGCACTGTCACcttttcgtcttcttttttccCTCGTGTAGTTGTAGATTGGAACGGCCTTCCCTACGACATCGCTACAATCACCTGCTCATCCGAGTTCATCAAAGAAGTGGCTGCATTTCTGCCAccataattttttatttttctctctttctatttttgtaacccttccccctctccccccctatgtaatacccctttttggggcctttaaagggacactgaagatgTTTTCGATTCACGACCTTTTACAACATGGCTACGAAAGTTTTTTCTAGAGGTTTGATTAAACAATGGCGCTGTGAGCGAGCAAACTTCGACCAAAAAAACACCTCCTCGGCACGCGCACGCGCAGGGGCGGAGCACGGGAGAGAtagtgtcacaaacgactccaattttcggagcatccgcgggcccgatcttccaaggaagggcgtttttgtgttgggagacgacatccggcgattataacgacccagcgtggcgccggctcgtcttccctgcccctgaccggaaggaGAACCGGCGGTCTCAGCAAGgagaattactcccagatgagacgggaacacgtgtacgcccctgtTAGACTGCATCGGcataggcagttgacgtacagacagcaaccagtgcggtcgtcggtgtcgcgagtctcgcgtaggcggcgagcacggagtgacccgcgcaacgtattgagacggctgcaattccgggcaccctcgtcgtctaccaagccggcgagaccttcagcggcacccgtcaactcccctacgtgcaccaagggctggtttggtccgtatggaactttttattgtgacttttttgttaaaccgtaaacttgttttaaccagccttttttttaaatatttgtagtgtgcgctgcgtcgcacgtttaaattctaaagcgccaccatgatcattctgtaattatttccttgtaaccCTCTTTTCTGATTTCCATTTTGTcgttattttattaacattccgcGTATTGGCTTGTGCTTGTACCTCTTGTAGTATTCCTATAGAGCATAGTTTGTTTTATAGCCTTTCTTTCTCATCGCGCATCAGTGTTATTCCTCTCTGTTATTTCCGTGAACTTTCTTGCATTTGCCCTTGTTTcgattaaatgcttgtttatgtgtaatcaaactccgtgtctgctctatgagtgcgtcggtcaggcccacacatcaccacacgtgcaaccccgcacgggtcggccaacccgcaaataaattcgaaatgtgccacttcgaggcctttcaggcgtcacaggccgaagcgtaaagtggaagcttgcgagtctgccgcacgtcgatgttggatcggcggggcctcacccgaagagTGTGACAGATAGACACGTGGGAAGGTGACACCACGTTCAAGGTCGAGCCGCTGCCCGGCAGGCAACTATGCACCGGGCCGCCTGCTTCGCTCAGTCAGCTTAGCTTATTTACTTTGTGGTAGTGTCTTGCTGCTGCAGTGATCTGCTGCCTGGCAAAGCTTCAGTTCTGCCAGTTCGGGGGGATTTCTGGCCATTGCACTGTTCTGTTCTTCTGATTAGAGATTTTCGCCATTTGACATTCACTAGTTGTGTTTTCGCAATGTTGAGGGGACTCTCGATGCAGAGTTACTGTACTGCACATGAATGTCGCAGCACTTACGGTCGCGATGAGGTCGCTTTTCACAAGTTTCCTCGGGATTAGAAGATGGCAGCAAAATGGGCCACTGCAGTTAAAACAAAATACTTCAAACCTACGAGATTAAGCGTGCTGTGGCAGTCGCACATCTGCCGATATTCGAGGCAGCAGTAGCACTCGGATCCTCCTCTTTCCCCATTTGCATGCAGTGCGTTCATGAGCACCTATAGCGAAAACACCTGTACAAAGATATCAGTACGCATATTCGAAATCATCTATTCCATAGAACAGTCGCATGCTTCTAGCGCAGCTAATACATCATTTGCCTTTTTAACACATCATCAATGTAGTACCGGGCAGAATTTAGAAAAGGAGACGGCATTATAAAAAAACAGAATTGCAATATATGAGCCAAACTATTGCACAATTTTCAGCGCAGTTCAGAGCACATATCACCACTGCAGCAAGAACGGCAGTCAActggctcttttttcttttcggggTAGCATACTGATTCATCGCGTGGGCCTTGCCCGCTGTGAAGTATGATACTGACTGCATTAAGAACACTGCACTCCGAGCTGTAAAATCCACGAACAGTTAATGTTTCTGCCCGCTGCCCGCGCATAGCGGGGACCATGCCAATGGGCTAAAAGTGAGCATGAATTACTAGTGCGGATGCTGCTCTTTCTTATCGAATTTGATATCCACTGATAAGCTCATAATTTATAACAGTTTAACAGTGAAATTAAGCACTGGCATGCATCTTATACGTGCCACTCTATTTTTCTGACGCGGGTGAATGTGGCTGGTTGGGACTCGTTTTCTTTTGCCGCTTCAGTCGTCACCCTTAAAGTGGTGACCAGCTCGAACATCTACGGATGTACAGCGAACTCGGTCTGACATTCACAGTTTGCCATACTTACAGCAACTGCCCGATTTCAACAGATAAGTGGTTAGAAAAggaaaaggcgcctaatttctgcagcccggtagcaAGCACGGCGTAGCCCTTCAACAGATAAACACGGCATTGACTGCCGGCAAGCGCCGTCAGCTTTCCTCACCTTCCTGACAGTGACGTCATGATGCTTCGACCAATCACAGCGGCGGCGAGACTCACGATAGCAGCCGCAGCGCCTGCTGCGGGTTTTcggcaaaataaagttatttgcatTAGTTTATGCAAATTTTCGATTTGATTTTCGAGTTCCCCACATAAAATTACATATCATGACACCATAATCTCGTTTTAAGTGTTTCAATGTTCCTTTAAGGACTAAAGAATGAGAATGAGAAAGAGAACCGTCTAGACCAGCCTCCGGTAAGAATTCAAGAAATACATCGTGGACGTGACCAAAATATAAGAACCTGTTCGGATAAACTTCCGTCAGGCTCTGTAATACGACGACCTGTCCAGCTTC
This region includes:
- the LOC142777043 gene encoding uncharacterized protein LOC142777043 produces the protein MLVVFTDRHRDWDARAQKMAFATRTTVNRSTGFTPAAIHLGHELKFPIKHALTHDSESPRCNYTVFTQNLSSRLREALWEARENIELARLEHCNEYYNKGRRPLEFAVCDEVLRCMHPLSDAPKGFAASLPPRWYGP